From one Leifsonia sp. Root1293 genomic stretch:
- a CDS encoding TetR/AcrR family transcriptional regulator: MTSAAVGARRAPRRDAEENRSALLDAATTVLGSDPDASLEAIAAAAGLSRRAVYGHFANREELVAASVERGAVRLAAATMDVDRADARVALALLGARLWDAVEQVRVLASLAVRGPSLAVVGEALAPVRSRLLAIVTAGAASGSIRDDIPPASLSRLIEQAAIAVLVEATESGFTRDDGHRVVMLIALSTAGLSAREANQLIDSTPELHHPLPEDAQA; this comes from the coding sequence ATGACCTCCGCCGCTGTGGGCGCCCGCCGGGCTCCCCGGCGAGACGCCGAAGAGAATCGCTCCGCCCTGCTCGATGCAGCGACGACCGTCCTGGGCTCCGATCCCGATGCGTCGCTCGAGGCCATCGCTGCTGCAGCGGGTCTCAGCAGGCGCGCCGTCTACGGCCACTTCGCCAACCGCGAGGAACTCGTGGCGGCGTCCGTCGAGCGCGGAGCCGTGCGCCTGGCCGCCGCGACGATGGATGTCGACAGGGCCGACGCCCGGGTCGCACTCGCCCTGCTCGGCGCACGCCTCTGGGACGCCGTCGAGCAGGTGCGCGTGCTGGCGAGCCTCGCGGTGCGTGGCCCGTCGCTCGCCGTCGTGGGCGAGGCTCTCGCGCCGGTGCGATCCCGGCTCTTGGCGATCGTGACAGCGGGGGCGGCATCCGGGAGCATCCGCGACGACATCCCGCCGGCTTCCCTCAGCCGCCTGATCGAGCAGGCCGCCATCGCCGTGCTCGTCGAGGCGACGGAGAGCGGCTTCACCCGTGACGACGGTCATCGGGTCGTCATGCTCATCGCCCTGTCGACGGCCGGATTGTCGGCGCGCGAGGCGAACCAGCTCATCGATTCAACCCCGGAACTCCACCACCCCCTCCCCGAGGACGCGCAAGCATGA
- a CDS encoding YhgE/Pip domain-containing protein: protein MKVPQMIAAELRRLTSSRMSVIALIALVCVPVIYGGLYLWANQDPYAKLSEVPVALVVDDTGAADGNKGDDVADNLIEAGTFDWHEVSSQAAEAGVANGTYDFSVTFPADFTTDLESSSTDEPRKAEVVLSTNDANSYLASTIGEQAVKTIQTQIVRTVGKNAAITFLDSLSEIRGKLAEAADGASQLADGAAPAVDGSGQLAAGASALATGTATLATGSATLSSGLAQLSAGAGSAADGAAQLSTGSATLSDGAAQTAAGAAQVADGNAALAARADAIGSAVGDAAAALPQTRADIRQRLIDAGADPATVDEALALLDPLDGRIQDANATVQGAVGQIDQLSAGAAQVAAGTQQVADGSAQLASGASTLADGTSTLASKTAEAASGAAQLASGAATASDSAAKLSTGATELADKLPALESGAAELRDGLLAGRDQIPDSSQATRTAQAANIADPVTLETGAVTSAGSYGAGLAPFFAALAGWIGIYALFLIVKPVSRRAVTALHSPIRVTLAGWLTPTLLGAVQMSSLYLVLSWALGFRIENPAGMLGIMLLASATFAAIVLALNVWLGSVGQFLGLVLMVLQLVTAGGTFPWQTLPSPLAGLHHVLPMGFVVDALRQAMYGGNPAAAWSDVGVLLLWLVGAFTLAAIGVTRMTHHRTLRDLRPSLIG, encoded by the coding sequence ATGAAGGTTCCGCAGATGATCGCAGCCGAACTCCGGCGCCTCACCTCATCGCGCATGTCCGTCATCGCCCTGATCGCCTTGGTGTGCGTTCCCGTCATCTACGGCGGCCTGTACCTCTGGGCCAATCAGGACCCCTATGCCAAGCTCTCAGAGGTGCCCGTGGCCCTCGTCGTCGACGACACCGGCGCCGCTGACGGCAACAAGGGCGACGACGTGGCCGACAACCTCATCGAGGCCGGCACCTTCGACTGGCACGAGGTCTCCAGCCAGGCCGCAGAGGCCGGGGTCGCGAACGGCACCTACGACTTCAGCGTCACCTTCCCGGCGGACTTCACCACCGACCTCGAGTCATCGTCGACGGATGAACCGCGCAAGGCCGAGGTGGTGCTCAGCACCAACGACGCCAACAGCTACCTGGCCAGCACCATCGGCGAGCAGGCGGTGAAGACGATCCAGACCCAGATCGTGAGGACAGTCGGCAAGAACGCGGCGATCACCTTCCTCGACTCCCTCTCCGAGATCCGGGGCAAGCTCGCCGAGGCTGCCGACGGTGCGTCGCAGCTGGCGGACGGCGCAGCCCCGGCCGTGGACGGAAGTGGGCAACTCGCCGCTGGAGCGTCAGCCCTCGCCACCGGAACTGCGACCCTCGCGACGGGTTCGGCCACCCTCTCGAGCGGTCTCGCCCAGCTCTCGGCCGGCGCCGGCAGCGCCGCCGATGGAGCAGCACAGCTGTCGACGGGGTCGGCGACCCTCTCGGATGGCGCCGCGCAGACCGCCGCGGGCGCAGCACAGGTGGCCGACGGCAACGCCGCGCTCGCCGCACGGGCCGACGCGATCGGTTCGGCGGTGGGAGACGCCGCCGCGGCCCTGCCGCAGACCAGGGCCGACATCCGTCAGCGCCTGATCGACGCCGGAGCAGACCCGGCGACGGTCGATGAGGCCCTCGCGCTGCTCGATCCGCTCGACGGCAGGATCCAGGACGCGAACGCCACCGTGCAGGGTGCCGTCGGGCAGATCGACCAGCTCTCAGCCGGGGCCGCTCAGGTCGCGGCCGGAACCCAGCAGGTGGCCGACGGCTCCGCCCAGCTCGCATCGGGCGCGAGCACTCTCGCCGACGGCACGTCGACGCTCGCGAGCAAGACCGCCGAGGCGGCGTCCGGCGCCGCCCAGCTGGCGTCGGGAGCGGCCACGGCATCCGACAGCGCCGCGAAGCTGAGCACGGGCGCCACCGAGCTCGCCGACAAGCTGCCGGCCCTCGAGTCCGGCGCCGCGGAGCTGCGCGACGGCCTTCTCGCCGGGCGCGACCAGATCCCCGACAGCTCGCAGGCGACGCGCACCGCCCAGGCCGCGAACATCGCCGACCCCGTCACGCTCGAGACGGGCGCCGTCACGAGCGCCGGAAGCTACGGCGCCGGTCTCGCGCCGTTCTTTGCGGCCCTCGCCGGATGGATCGGCATCTACGCGCTGTTCCTCATCGTCAAGCCGGTCTCGCGCCGCGCCGTCACCGCCCTGCACTCGCCGATCCGGGTGACTCTGGCCGGATGGCTCACGCCGACTCTGCTCGGCGCCGTGCAGATGTCGTCGCTCTACCTCGTGCTGTCCTGGGCGCTGGGCTTCAGGATCGAGAACCCAGCCGGCATGCTCGGGATCATGCTGCTCGCGTCGGCGACCTTCGCGGCCATCGTGCTGGCGCTGAACGTCTGGCTCGGCAGTGTCGGCCAGTTCCTCGGTCTCGTGCTCATGGTGCTGCAGCTGGTCACCGCAGGGGGGACCTTCCCTTGGCAGACCCTGCCCAGCCCGCTGGCCGGGCTCCATCACGTTCTGCCGATGGGCTTCGTCGTCGACGCCCTGCGACAGGCGATGTACGGCGGAAACCCGGCTGCGGCCTGGAGCGACGTCGGCGTTCTGCTGCTCTGGCTGGTGGGGGCGTTCACTCTCGCCGCGATCGGAGTGACCCGGATGACGCATCACCGCACGTTGCGGGATCTCCGTCCGAGCCTCATCGGCTAG
- a CDS encoding adenylosuccinate synthase, translating to MPAIVLIGAQWGDEGKGKATDLLGSRLDYVVKFNGGNNAGHTVVIGTEKYALHLLPSGILSPNVIPVIANGVVVDIEVLFEELDALIARGVDVSKLKVSANAHIITAYHRTIDKVTERFLGKRQIGTTGRGIGPAYADKINRVGIRMQDLFDENILRQKVEGALDSKNHLLVKIYNRRAIEVEEIVQELLGYAERLRPMVADTALLLHRALDEGKTVLFEGGQATMLDVDHGTYPFVTSSNATSGGAVTGSGVAPNRIDRVIAVIKAYTTRVGAGPFPTELFDEWGDFLTERGHEFGTTTGRKRRTGWYDAPIARYSARINGVTDFVLTKLDVLTGLRTIPVCVAYDVDGVRHDEVPVSQSDFHHATPIYEEFPGWTEDITTARSFEDLPKNAQEYVLALEAMSGSRISVIGVGPGRDEIIVRHDLID from the coding sequence ATGCCAGCCATCGTTCTGATCGGAGCCCAGTGGGGCGACGAGGGCAAGGGGAAGGCGACCGACCTGCTCGGTTCGCGCCTCGACTACGTCGTGAAATTCAACGGCGGCAACAATGCCGGCCACACGGTCGTCATCGGCACGGAGAAGTACGCGCTGCACCTCCTGCCCTCCGGCATCCTCAGCCCGAACGTCATCCCCGTGATCGCCAACGGCGTCGTCGTCGACATCGAGGTGCTGTTCGAGGAGCTCGACGCGCTCATCGCCCGCGGCGTCGACGTGTCGAAGCTCAAGGTGAGCGCCAACGCGCACATCATCACGGCCTACCACCGCACCATCGACAAGGTCACCGAGCGGTTCCTCGGCAAGCGCCAGATCGGCACGACGGGCCGGGGCATCGGGCCCGCCTACGCCGACAAGATCAACCGCGTCGGCATCCGGATGCAGGACCTGTTCGACGAGAACATCCTGCGGCAGAAGGTCGAGGGTGCCCTCGACAGCAAGAACCACCTGCTGGTGAAGATCTACAACCGGCGCGCCATCGAGGTGGAGGAGATCGTGCAGGAGTTGCTCGGCTACGCCGAGCGGCTGCGTCCCATGGTCGCCGATACCGCACTGCTGCTGCACCGCGCTCTAGACGAGGGCAAGACCGTGCTCTTCGAGGGTGGCCAGGCCACCATGCTCGACGTCGATCACGGCACCTACCCGTTCGTGACCTCATCGAACGCCACCTCGGGTGGAGCGGTCACGGGCTCGGGAGTCGCGCCGAACCGCATCGATCGCGTCATCGCCGTCATCAAGGCCTACACGACCCGCGTCGGCGCAGGGCCGTTCCCCACCGAGCTGTTCGACGAGTGGGGCGACTTCCTCACCGAGCGGGGCCACGAGTTCGGCACCACCACGGGACGCAAGCGTCGCACCGGCTGGTACGACGCCCCGATCGCCCGGTACTCGGCGCGCATCAACGGCGTCACCGACTTCGTGCTCACCAAGCTCGACGTGCTCACGGGCCTGAGGACGATTCCCGTCTGCGTCGCCTACGACGTCGACGGCGTGCGCCACGACGAGGTTCCGGTCTCGCAGTCTGACTTCCACCACGCCACTCCCATCTACGAGGAGTTCCCCGGCTGGACCGAGGACATCACGACGGCGCGCTCCTTCGAGGACCTGCCGAAGAACGCGCAGGAGTACGTGCTGGCCCTCGAGGCCATGAGCGGTTCACGCATCTCGGTGATCGGCGTCGGCCCCGGCCGCGACGAGATCATCGTGCGTCACGACCTCATCGACTGA
- a CDS encoding DUF3151 family protein, with translation MTGDIPPFVASAPDVDDSDEPRTPASEVDRDPADDGADDVSEAGSPVAEERGASVVVADDEVVRTLVSSVHRDALPGFVLAHSTSPLAWAELADIAHSEGREVEAYAYATVAHRRGLELPEAAGWSDGDAVSWTDAPNQAVLRAAYALRRAAAAIGLVFEADALGEFLASADPDAVARIESEHTATQFITIIPPGATAPATMPPTESFVIRGED, from the coding sequence GTGACCGGAGACATCCCGCCCTTCGTGGCTTCCGCGCCCGACGTGGACGACTCTGACGAACCCCGCACCCCCGCCTCCGAGGTCGATCGCGACCCGGCGGACGACGGCGCCGACGACGTCTCCGAGGCGGGCTCTCCCGTCGCAGAAGAGCGTGGCGCATCCGTCGTCGTCGCGGATGACGAGGTGGTGCGCACCCTCGTCTCCTCGGTTCACCGCGACGCGCTTCCCGGCTTCGTGCTTGCCCATTCGACCTCGCCGCTGGCCTGGGCCGAGCTCGCCGACATCGCCCATTCGGAGGGGCGCGAGGTCGAGGCCTACGCCTACGCCACCGTCGCGCACCGTCGGGGACTCGAGCTGCCCGAAGCAGCCGGCTGGAGTGACGGCGACGCTGTGAGCTGGACGGATGCTCCCAACCAGGCCGTGCTGCGCGCGGCCTATGCGCTGCGCCGCGCCGCCGCCGCCATCGGCCTGGTGTTCGAGGCCGATGCGCTGGGCGAGTTCCTCGCCTCGGCGGATCCCGACGCCGTCGCGCGCATCGAGTCCGAGCACACGGCGACCCAGTTCATCACCATCATCCCGCCCGGAGCGACTGCCCCGGCCACCATGCCTCCGACGGAATCCTTCGTCATTCGAGGAGAGGACTGA